In one window of Desulfuromonas sp. DNA:
- a CDS encoding class I SAM-dependent RNA methyltransferase, with the protein MKRTTEELFAVTAPGLEEVCAGELSALGMEAVRAVPGGVEFSGGLREIYLANLWLRTASRVVVRLGQVKARDFPGLFQGGVRLPWGKFVRPGTRTRVRAASHASRLGHTGRIAATLADAADRALGRPGPPGDGPEQLVLARFQDDLCTLSVDSSGELLPRRGYREEGASAPLRETLAAGILLQLGWDGTRPLVDPMCGSGTFLVEAALIAGNRAPGARRVFAFQGWPRYRPGLWEALSTEAARAERNVEVALRGSDSDPGAVAAASRNAARAGVAQELELAVADLSSLKPSPGPGLVLCNPPYGERLERDSDLRPLFRTLGQVYRQAFGGWRGALLCPDRRLAEATGLTLAKRAALVNGGIRVALFTARL; encoded by the coding sequence GTGAAACGAACCACAGAAGAGCTTTTTGCCGTCACCGCCCCGGGTCTGGAGGAGGTCTGCGCAGGGGAGCTTTCCGCCCTGGGGATGGAGGCGGTGCGGGCGGTGCCGGGCGGGGTGGAGTTCTCCGGAGGGCTTCGGGAGATCTACCTGGCCAACCTGTGGCTGCGCACCGCGAGCCGGGTTGTGGTCCGCCTGGGGCAGGTCAAGGCCCGCGATTTTCCCGGTCTGTTTCAGGGCGGCGTGCGTCTGCCCTGGGGGAAATTCGTCCGCCCCGGCACCCGGACTCGGGTCCGGGCCGCCAGCCACGCCTCTCGCCTGGGTCACACCGGGCGCATCGCCGCAACCCTGGCCGATGCCGCCGACCGGGCGCTGGGCCGGCCGGGGCCTCCTGGGGACGGCCCGGAGCAGCTGGTCCTGGCCCGTTTCCAGGACGATCTTTGCACCCTCTCCGTCGACAGCTCGGGGGAGTTGCTCCCCCGGCGCGGCTACCGCGAAGAGGGGGCTTCGGCCCCCCTGCGCGAGACCCTCGCGGCGGGCATCCTGCTGCAGCTCGGCTGGGACGGGACGCGCCCCCTGGTCGATCCCATGTGCGGCTCGGGGACCTTCCTGGTTGAAGCGGCCCTGATCGCCGGGAACCGGGCTCCGGGGGCGCGGCGGGTTTTTGCCTTCCAGGGCTGGCCCCGCTACCGTCCGGGGCTCTGGGAAGCGCTGTCGACCGAGGCCGCACGGGCGGAGCGCAACGTTGAAGTGGCCCTGCGGGGTTCGGATTCCGACCCCGGCGCGGTGGCGGCGGCCTCCCGCAACGCCGCGCGGGCGGGGGTGGCGCAGGAGCTGGAACTCGCAGTTGCCGACCTGTCCAGCCTGAAGCCTTCCCCCGGGCCGGGGCTGGTGCTGTGCAATCCGCCCTACGGCGAACGCCTCGAACGGGACAGCGATCTCCGCCCCCTGTTCCGCACTCTGGGCCAGGTCTACCGGCAGGCTTTCGGCGGGTGGCGGGGCGCCCTGCTCTGCCCGGATCGAAGACTGGCCGAGGCCACGGGGCTGACTCTGGCCAAGCGCGCCGCGCTGGTCAACGGCGGCATCCGGGTGGCCCTGTTTACGGCCCGGCTTTAG
- the rpsU gene encoding 30S ribosomal protein S21, with amino-acid sequence MRVLKRKLQQEGLFREMKQRKFYEKPSVKRKRKEKEAQRRLRKKMRMMRRD; translated from the coding sequence ATCCGGGTTCTCAAGCGTAAGCTGCAGCAGGAGGGGCTGTTTCGTGAAATGAAGCAGCGCAAGTTCTACGAAAAGCCCTCTGTCAAGCGCAAGCGCAAGGAGAAGGAGGCCCAGCGCCGTCTGCGCAAGAAAATGCGCATGATGCGTCGCGATTAA